One Xyrauchen texanus isolate HMW12.3.18 chromosome 26, RBS_HiC_50CHRs, whole genome shotgun sequence genomic window, ataactgaactgatctctcattaataacataactgaactgatctctctattaataacataactgaagtgatctctctattaataacataactgaactgatctctctcattaataaaataactgaactgatctctctattaataacataactgaactgatctctctcattaataacataactgaactgatctctctcattaacaaaataactgaactgatctctctattaataaaataactgaactgatctctcattaataacataactgaaatgatctctctcattaataaaataactgaactgatctctctcattaataaaataactgaactgatctctcattaataaaataactgaactgatctctcattaataacataactgaactgatctctctcattaataaaataactgaactgatctctctattaataaaataactgaactgatctctcattaataacataactgaactgatctctctcattaataaaataactgaactgatctctctcattaataaagtaactgaactgatctctctattaataacataactgaactgatctctctcattaataacataactgaactgatctctctattaataacataactgaactgatctctctcattaatatcataactgaactgatctctctattaataaagtaactgaactgatctctctcattaataaaataactgaactgatctctctattaataacataactgaactgatctctctattaataaaataactgaactgatctctctattaataacataactgaactgatctctctattaataacataactgaactgatctctctctattaataacataactgaactgaactctctattaataacataactgaactgatctctctattaataaagtaactgaactgatttctctattaataacataactgaactgatctctctcattaataacataactgaactgatctctctattaataacataactgaactgaactctctattaataacataactgaactgatctctctattaataacataactgaactgatctctctattaataacctgaatgaactgatctctctattgataacataactgaactgatctctctattaataacataactgaactgatctctctcattaataacataactgaactgatctcactctattaataacataactgaactgatctcactctattaataacataactgaactgatctttctattaataacataactgaactgatctctctattcaTAAAgcaactgaactgatctctctattaataacataactgaactgatctctctattaataccATAACTGAagtgatctctctattaataacataactgaactgatctctctcattaataaaataactgaactgatctctctattaataacataactgaactgatctctctcattaataacataactgaactgatctctctattaataaaataactgaactgatctctctattaataacataactgaactgatctctctattaataacataactgaactgatctctctctattaataaagtaactgaactgatctctctcattaataacataactgaactgatctctctattaataaagtaactgaactgatctctctcattaataacataactgaactgatctctctcattaataacataactgaactgatctctctattaataacataactgaactgatctctctattaataaagtaactgaactgatctctctattaataaaataactgaactgatctctctattaataaagtaactgaactgatctctctctattaataacataactgaactgatctctctattaataaagtaactgaactgatctctctcattaataacataactgaactgatctctctattaataaaataactgaactgatctctctctattaataaagtaactgaactgatctctctcattaataacataactgaactgatctctctattaataaagtaactgaactgatctctctcattaataacataactgaactgatctctctcattaataacataactgaactgatctctctctattaataacataactgaactgatctctctattaataacataactgaactgatctctctattaatatcataactgaactgatctctctattaataacataactgaactgatctctctattaataaagtaactgaactgatctctctcattaataaagtaactgaactgatctctctattaataaagtaactgaactgatctctctcattaataacataactgaactgatctctctattaataacataactgaactgatctctctattaataacataactgaactgatctctctattaataacataactgaactgatctctctattaataaagtaactgaactgatctctctattaataacagtaactgaactgatctctctattaataacataactgaactgatctctctattaataacataactgaactgatctctctattaataacataactgaactgatctctctattaataaagtaactgaactgatctctctcattaataaagtaactgaactgatctctctattaataacataactgaactgatctctctattaataacataactgaactgatctctctattaataaagtaactgaactgatctctctattaataaagtaactgaactgatctctctattaataaagtaactgaactgatctctctctattaataacataactgaactgatctctctctattaataaaataactgaactgatctctctattaataaagtaactgaactgatctctctcattaataacataactgaactgatctctctcattaataacataactgaactgatctctctattaataacataactgaactgatctctctattaataaagtaactgaactgatctctctattaataaagtaactgaactgatctctctattaataaagtaactgaactgatctctctctattaataacataactgaactgatctctcttattaataacataactgaactgatctctctattaataaagtaactgaactgatctctctattaataacataactgaactgatctctctattaataacataactgaactgatctctctcattaataacataactgaactgatctctctattaataaagtaactgaactgatctctctattaataacataactgaactgatctctctattaataaagtaactgaactgatctctctattactaacataactgaactgatctctctattaataaagtaactgaactgatctctctattaataacataactgaactgatctctctattaataaagtaactgaactgatctctctattaataacataactgaactgatctctctcattaataaagtaactgaactgatctctctcattaataacataactgaactgatctctctcattaataacctGAATGAACTGATCTCTCAGTTCATGTAAGACTAATCTCATGGTCTTTTATAACATAACCATGTGTGTAATATTACAATATGTTTGGATAACAAGGATACAAATACTGGGTATTGGATTTTTGTCTGGTTCACTATATGTAGAGATGTATTTGACTAATATATTACTGAAAAACTGgcagtattatttattttgtgaatgtcTGGTGACATTAGGCTCATGTACAATGATTATAGTAGAAACAATTACTAAATTGCAGGATTGTCAAGAGAAGAACTGTAACCCACTACTGGCTGAAGAGGCCAAGCTGAAGGCAAAATATCCAAACCTGGGACAAAAACCTGGCGGCTCGGACTTCCTGATGAAAAGATTACAGAAAGGAGTGAGTAGAAATTCTGTCACACACTCGACCTGAGCGAAACTATAATCGTTCTACATTAACAAGCAATACAGCGTCTAAATAATCAAGACTTTGGATTCATGTCCagatcttttctctctttttcttctagCAAAAGTACTTTGACTCCGGTGATTATAACATGGCGAAGGCTAACACGAAGAGCAAACATTTAGTGGCAGCTGTTGGGCCTGATAAGAACCTGGTGACTGGAGACCACATCCCCACACCACAAGACCTGCCTCAGAGGAAAACCTCCATACTCACCAGCAAACTAGctggataaacacacacacacactccgccCAGCTGGGCTCTTCATGAAcgctgctgcacacacacacacacgcacgcgcgcgcgcgcacgcacgcacacacacacacagaaaagtgGTTATTCTTAGGATCATTTTGGGTTAGTGTTTGTTTAAATGATGGTTTCTCCAACCCGGAAGGCTGATTGAAGTTGCTGATTGGTGGAGCAGATCGTCCTTCACTCACTATCCTCTTATAATTATTTTACAAGTTGTCTTGCaacagtacacacacactctcactgaacACACAGACTGTATGTTTTCTATAGAGAGCTGGACACACTCAAACTGACTTTGTGTTTGTAATGTGTAGCTGCTAAAACACACTCGACTGAAAGAATGAAGTGGtgtgtatcacacacacactttaaaaaaaagcactgaactgtctctttaaagcaatagtccacccaaaactggcatttctgtcatcatttactcaccctcatgttgttctaaacccatatgactttcttctgcgcaACACAAAACACGGTTTTGGAATATAATGTATGTTGTAATGAATGTAATGTAAGTTACATTATTAATGTATGAAGTTTGTACAGTAAATAGAGTGatatttgcagatgtgtttgtgCTCTCATAAATACTCACATCACACTTGATGATGACATTTCCGGTGTCATTCTTACAATCACGCATCTTTAATCAGGACATGAAGCAACATCTCTGTTCCTCTCCAGGGTTCACCGGCTCATTATGCAAAAGTGGTGATGTCATATAAGTGTGGAGGGGCGAGAGGAGAGGTCCTGATGTCATTAAATGTACAGAGAGTGTATGTTAAATATcaaataaagtaaaacatttttgttgcagtatttgaaataaaattttacattgtTTATCTGTGCTCTGAGTTGTCCTTCTTAAGATGACAAGTGACACCAACAAGTCTGTGTGCTTTTCAACACCGAATTATGTTGCAATGAAACTGCAATATTAACTGAGTCATACATGAATCATAATAAACATCCTGAAACAGACCACGTGGCAGTGATTGTGTCTTTAGGACTGTTATGCTCACAAACCAGCAGGAGGCAGCAGTGTTTCAGTGTCTGACCCacagtgagcacttcctgtgtgctcatatatatatatatatatatatatatatatatatatatatatatatatatatatatgttgttttgcattccctctatAGAtttaccatgcttttactacagtaaccatattttaaccatcaTATTCGTAGTGAAAAAAACATAATTCTATGGGTGTCATGGTTTTAATATGCAAACAACATAGTTTAACTGTAGTAGTATTATAGTAACACTttaaataaggttacatttgttaccATTAGCTGAcaacatcagttaacatgaacaaacaataaataatacttCGTAATTCACGGGGCATTTGTTGACCAATGCGTTCTTGGCTAGCCGGGCTTGTGGCACGGAGTACCCGAGGGGATAGTGGGCATTTCCAGAGGAGGCGACTTAAGTCGACTTCCGCattgctgaatatttcccaaatcctcaaaaCTGTCTGAAGGTAAAGTCTCCATTCCCCCAATAGCGCTACTCAAAACGTACCGCGATGGAACTAAAAACATACTGCAAGGGAACTCAAAACGTACCGCAAGGGAACTCAAAACGTACCGCAAGGGAACTCAAAACGTACCGCAAGGGAACTCAAAACATACCGCAAGGGAACTCAAAACGTACTGCAAGGGAACTCAATACCGCAAGGGAACTCAAAACATACCGCGATGGAACTCAAAACGTACCGcacgagggaactcaaaacgtacCGCAAGGGAACTCAAAACGTACCGCAAGGGAACTCAAAACGTACCGCAAGGGAACTCAAAACGTACCGCAAGGGAACTCAAAACGTACCGCGATGGAACTCAAAACGTACCGCGATGGAACTCAAAACGTACCGCAAGGGAACTCAAAACGTACCGCGATGGAACTCAAAACGTACTGCAAGGGAACTCAAAACGTACCACAAGGGAACTCAAAACGTACCACAAGGGAACTCAAAAAGTACTGCAAGGGAACTCAAAACGTACTGCAAGGGAACACACATTGTcctattttaaatatatacatgacCATGTATTAATACTGCTGGTGTTTTGAAGactacattcactttcacttttcagACTTTAGGATCTTTTTCGTGTTCTCCATTGTGTGGCATTCATTCCTCTGAGGCCACGTCATTCAAATTCTGTCTTTAGCTTCTTAACGTCATTGTTTTgagtgaacattacatttataaactatataaatgtaacattcattcattcaccttAGCTTTACATGTTATTGTAAAACTAATAATGTACAAGTATATTAAGTCATGTTTACTACAGATTTTATGTTACTCATAAACCCAAAAATGccattataaaacaaataacacaGGAAATTCCTGAGAAAACCCATGGCTCGAAAATAGTAATTGTCTTCTGGGTGAAGAGTTTTAGAAGGAGAATTATTATTTATCTTAATTATAGTggctgtgactcaggtggtagagcgggtcggccactaatctcagggttggtggtttgattcccggcccacatgactccacatgccgaagtgtccttgggcaagacactgaaccccaagttactcccaatggcagactagtgcCTTACAtacagctctgccaccattggtgtgtgtgtgtgttttttagttatttttagcccaattcccactactcagtaggtccttgtggtggcgcggttactcgcctcaatccgggtggtggaggacgagtcccagtcgcctccgcgtctgagaccgtcaatccgcgcatctgatcacgtgactcgttgtgcatgacaccgcggagactcacagcatgtggaggctcatgctactctccacgatccacacacaactcaccacacgccccattgagagaaccactaatcaccaccacgaggaggttaccccatgtgactctaccctccctagcaaccgggccaatttggttaccccatgtgactctaccctccctagcaaccgggccaatttggttaccccatgtgactctactctccctagcaactggcccaatttggttaccccatgtgactctaccctccctagcaaccgagccaatttggttaccccatgtgactctactctccctagcaactggcccaatttggttaccccatgtgactctaccctccctagcaactagcccaattaggttaccccatgtgactctaccctccctagcaaccggcccaatttggttaccccatgtaactctaccctccctagcaacaaggccaatttggttaccccatgtgactctaccctccctagcaaccggaccaatttggttaccccatgtgactctaccctccctagcaaccgggccaatttggttaccccatgtgactctaccctccctagaaactggccaatttggttacctcatgtgattctaccctccctagcaaccggccaatttggttaccccatgtgactctaccctccttagcaaccgggtcaatttggttaccccatgtgactctaccctccttagcaaccgggccaatttggttgcttaggagacctgcctggCGTCACTCATATAGCGTGGTGGTGGTgcagtggactaaagcacataactggtaatcagaaggttgctggttcgatccccacagtcaccaccattgtgtcctcgagtaagacacttaactccaggttgctctggggattgtccctgtaataagtgctctgtaagtcactttggataaaagcgtatgccaaatgcagaaatgttatGGTTACCAGCCCTTTTCCCCGCTTTCTCTGTTTCTATGGTTATGGTCAGTCACGTTACAGATAGTAATTTTTTAAAAAGGGTGGGAGGAAATAGAAAAGCATCTAAAAGccaaaaatacataattaatgtgattaattttatttcacattGCTCATAGGAAGAAGGTGTACAGGCCATTGACTGTCACTGGAGGGAATGGATGTTAAAGGTTAAGGGTGTGTTACAGTATCAGGTTAAATGTTTTACATACTAACCAGGTGACTTTACCTGAGGGCCAGTGCACACCTTGGTTTCCTCTTCATATTTGAATTAGATAATGATTAGAACTGTGCAGTGTTAGGTAAGTTActccaaaaaagtaattaattacatattatatagtgtaattagattactgtactaattactctgtctgaaaagtaattgcattacttattactaattactattactttttaaaacccgtatcaacct contains:
- the ensaa gene encoding alpha-endosulfine, with protein sequence MSENQDTENQLESEEKQDCQEKNCNPLLAEEAKLKAKYPNLGQKPGGSDFLMKRLQKGQKYFDSGDYNMAKANTKSKHLVAAVGPDKNLVTGDHIPTPQDLPQRKTSILTSKLAG